Below is a window of Macadamia integrifolia cultivar HAES 741 chromosome 8, SCU_Mint_v3, whole genome shotgun sequence DNA.
CATATGTAGCTTCTCTATTATCATAGTCAAAAGTGCCTCTAGGGATGATTCTTTCTCCTTGCTTATATAGTTTAACATGCTTTTACAATAAGAAATACAACTTGCAAATACAGAAAAGTAAGTGTTGTTTGAGTCTACATTCTTAATAGCAAATCCTACAATTCTTGAATTATTAGGGGACTTTTTTGTTGTACTCTTTACTTAAATCATCAATGAGTTCTCTTCTCTTcagtaatgaattatttatttatccaaaaaaaatcatcaatgagTAACTTCACTATCCAGTGTACGGACTTCACTTTGTGACCTTGTTCAAGCAAAACCAATTGTAGACACGAtaagaattttgaaattttagctgttcatggaaacaaaatcaattcATAATGTTCAATCAGTTTCCCATTCTTCCCAGTTGAACCATGGCATATTCTATGCGATCTGGCCAGTCTCAATGTTCTCTAGTTGTTAATGTATCCTgcagaaaaaaagaatctacttctttttatgaaaaaaaaaatctacttttGCATGAAACTGTGAGTAGTTGGAAGCTTTGTTGGAAAAATCTACTTTTGCAGAAAAATAGGACACCACCATAAATGAAGAATATGACATATTTTTCATGGGTATAGAAAGGATTTTGACTAATTTATGAGAATTTGAACCTAAAAGTGTTATATATATAGGCAAAGATCCTATTTTGAAGAGTCCAGGTCATACTCTGATTGCATATCATCTTGTAGTTTCAATTAGCTGGGATGCTTTGAGACCACCTTCTACGCCTCCAGTTGGAAGCTTTGTCGGAAAATCTCTGCAAAAGCCTCCAACGATAGTTTGGAGAAGCAATAAAATATAAATCCAGAGCTTACTTGCTTTAGAATTGAGGAAGATCCCAGCATTTGTGAGGAAAATTGGGGCATGGATGAGATGATTGATCCAGTGAAGGAAGGAATTCATTCAAGGGGAAGAATTGATGGACTAAAAAATAACCACTTGTAGATGTGACTAATGAATATCTTTACCCTTCTATGTCTGTTTCTTTGGCTGATAAGTCTGTTGAAAGAGGTAGCCTAGATTTTTTTAATGCAGGTTTTAATACCTCTCAGACCCAAATGGATGCCAAACAGAAGCTTAAAAGTTGCTATGAAACTCAGAGAAAGtataagaacaaagaaaaggaGAGTGGTCTTCGCTTGGTGGCGGTGGTACTTGGTAGGCAATTGAATCTCTTCAAACTCGGTTCAGCAAGCCAAAATTATCAAGGAAAGCAAGTGAAGACAGAGGAGGCTAGAGTTTATTAGAGAAGGGAAATAAGCTTAACAATATACTCTCCAACATCTCTTCGCTTGTCCCATTTGTTCAACAAATACAACTAGCTGCAGCTTCTACAGGTTAGATATATGGTTTCATATCTGAAATTTACATCATACATACCTTTGAAGTCCATCGTGAAATTTTCTCTACTTTTGCAGAAAAAGATCAACTGCTTGTGCTATATACATGgattcatttgatatattttgGGTGGATTCAATGTCGTTTTACTAGTCTGACAATTAATTCTAGATTGTATAACTTCTCATTAAATACTCTCAAGATTTTAATCCTTCCATTTCTTGTTTGTTAGTCTACATGTTGATGGAAAAAGCTATGCTGGATTGGCTCAAGTTGGGGACAGATAAGGAAACAGTCAAATTTTACCCTATGAAAGTCCAGACTCAACCTTAGGAATCCAACAACAGCGCATCGAATTAACTATGTCTAGTTAAGTAGGATACACCAATGTTTTGCTTGGTTTGCGACGGCATATTTATCAGAAGTAACTCAATATTATGCATTAGAACATTAGTACAGAACTCTACATTTCACTAGGAAAACAACACTCAAGCCACCAGTATAGTTAACACATGTACACACACACAGAAGGTTGATAGATTCAAAGCATACCAGATATACCGAGGCTTTAGAGGAATGAATGCTGCATATGCATAGCGAACTAAAACTTGTGGCAATTCTGAAGACCAATAAGCCCTAGACCAAGCTCCCTAAACAACAACCCCTGCTAGAAGTGCACAACTTGACCACCAAACTAAGCGACCTAACTCATAACACCTTCAAATTGGAAGGGCCAAACACTACACCTGCAATCAGTTAGTTTAATTTTACATTACCAGCAGGTAGCAATTCTGAAGACCAGTAAGCCCTAGACCAAGCTCCCTAAACAACCCCTGCTAGAAGTGCACAACTTGACCACCAAACTAAGCAACCTAACTCAAACACCTTCAAATTGGAAGGTCCAAACACTACACCTGCAATCAGTTAGTGAAATTTTGCATTACCAGCAAGTAGAGCCTTTTACTAAAATAATTTATGTATGCCACGTCTAGGGAACTTGCAACTTATACAAGGCACATGAAGATGTCATCTCAGATACTGAAGGAAGCCTGAAGCAGTATCCAATTTCTCCATACCAAGGGTCaggtgatgaagaagaagaggaggatgaaatgcccaataaaaaatttatcCCTTCATGGGCCAGGTAAACTAACTCTCCTCTCTGTCAAGCCACGTGaaattctattttttgtttgtcCAAAATGTACACTTAATGAACTTCTGTTTCTTACTATTATAGTGAAAATTGACTGGCTCGAATCTTACCCACCTAAAAGAAGGTAGACCCAGAAGGAGATTTCCCTCCATCAAGCTTCTGCAGCATTGCAGAAGGGGTACTCATCTTGTATTTGCTGAGCCCAAGGCATTCTTTTACCTCCTCTGGGATGGCTAGACCTGGAAACAGCTACTTTCCTTCCTATGCAGTTCTTTTGCCTTGGAAACAATGGCTGAGATAGGCAGCAATTTTGATGAGGATGGAGAGTCCATGCATTATGCAGACAAGAATGGTATATACACTAGGGTGGCTGCGAGCTGTTAAGTGCAAGATGAAGAGGTATTTATCCTAGTTCAATCATAATTATTGGATCTCCCTTCAATGTTGGACTCTCGAGTCAGGTGGCTCTAGGTTGATTAATGGATCAAACTGAGTTGACCCAATtatatttttgatatttttctattcttttattttaaagaaGTCCTCTATCTGGATAGGTAAGTGGGTTAAATGACAAGTAGCTTCTGCcaatttaatccaatttttaaGTAAAGCTTGTCTTTAAATGCAACTTGATACATGCTGGGATCATTCCGGGGTTTTTCATTCTGTAGATCAGGCTGGTTTAGGCTCTGATAATGTTTTTTAGATCTGCAGGTCTCACATTTCAGGCATCTGCTTTGCCCTTTTTTCATGTCACAGGTATTTACCACCGATTCAGCCTGGTACTCTCTGATCAGTAATGAGATGGCCACCTGCTCAATCACTCTATCCTCTTAGAGACCAGGTGTCTACTTTGATCTGCTAGCCTCAATTTGTATCCTAAATGGCCATTATTTGATGAACCAAAAAGGCCATAAAATTGTTTCACCCGTCTCTAGAGTCTGTGCTTCTGCTTTAAGTGGCTTAGATAAATTTGCATCCTAAAAGGCCATGGAGTTAATCAGgtagttttcattttaattaaaGGGAATCTCCTTAATGATTAAGTGGATGTTTAGGATCAACTTAGTGGGTCATCTTTCTATTAATTAAGGGAACCTCCTAAACGATTAAGTAGATAGAAAGCATCAACCGATCAGGTCATATTCATTTTAATTAAGTGCATCTTCTTTGGCTGATCTGTCAAATGGTGGGTCCTAGGCCTCCAGCATCTTAAAGTCAGCAAGAAAATACATTGTATTTCCTATTAGTATGCTTGACTGCTGCCAAGCCAGTAACGATTAAGCGTCTATTTTACTAggattgttatttatttttaaaatataacttTTGCGCTTGTCTGGTTTGATCCTATATTGGTACCATATTGATTGTCAGTAGCTAATCGTTTCTCATGTCTATGTAGGGAGATGTATAAATGGATCGCTCTCCGGAGGGTATTTCTCATCTTCACACCTTTTGTAATGGTTATGATTTCCGATCCAtttaatgtatatataaataGGTTTTTGGTAATGGTAACTCTCCTTTCTCCACCACAGGTCATGGAAGCTCTAAATTTACCTTAATAGAATCTCTGCTATAAATTCACATACATGGAAGCTTCTTTACTAATACCTGAAGTTGTGTGATCTTCTTCCTTGCTAAACAGATGGAAGAAGTTTTAGGAATCCTGCTATCCAATTTATCAAGCAATTAACCCACAATTTGTGCCTTGTATTCAAGACTtcttgttacattattgctgaTTCCTTTTAATTTTGAGTGTCGACTATTGAGACTGGTTGTCAAGTACCTCAATGTAGGTTGGACAATCTAGTATGAGTTGGTTCATACACATCTAATTTTTCTGTGCACTGGTGCTTAACTGCAGAGGCAGGGCAGCattcaacaagaagaagaggaaatttTGGCATCCCATGCAAACTTCTGATGGGACATTGTTCAGAAAAACTGTATGAACCATGAAACACTGAATTTGGNNNNNNNNNNNNNNNNNNNNNNNNNNNNNNNNNNNNNNNNNNNNNNNNNNNNNNNNNNNNNNNNNNNNNNNNNNNNNNNNNNNNNNNNNNNNNNNNNNNNAATTAGTCTTTAATAGTCATAGGCTTACTTGGAGAGACCTAGGTTCAGGTTCCGCTAGTTTGTTTTTTGCTCTCCCTGCTGggttttgttgattttttttcttttttttgttaataataTCAATctttcagcaaaaaaaaaaaaagaatgaaaccaGCAATGGGTGGATGGTGTTAGGTGGCACAGTAAAGCAGGGGTCTTCTAAATTTGAAActtcaaggaagaagaagagtcaaCATGAAACTTTTGAGTCTTTGACAACAGAATAAGAGAATACACTACACCAATTTTAATTACAgattttctcttctgttttACTTAATTGTCTCAGATATTTCAAGTCACAAACGACACTCATATTCTTAAGGGTATCAATTTTgaactgaaattgaaatcatacgtttgaaatcaaatcgaatcgaGCCAAAATAAATtaacttgaatttgatttcaaAAGCTAGAATCTTTTCTCAGCTTGGTCTAGTTTTATTTTCATGACTCAAATCATTGAACCACACCGAATGAGGAACCAGAAAATTATATTCTCTTTTAATATttcaatcaatattgattttaaACTCTATTCCTTTTAATGTTTGCTAAAAGTTTGGTGGATCATGACTCTAACaaatactttttattttatttatttatttattcatttattttttgtgaagaTGTAAATAGTGATCCCAAACACCTAAAATTAGATCAAAACCGAATAAGAAATTGAAAGCGAACTTGAACCAAGTGGAACAGGACCATGACCGAATAAGTAACTGAATACAAATCGAAACAGGACTGAACCGAGTTggtttaattttggttttaagacTGTGTTTCTATTTTCGACttagttcgattttgatttgtaTATTTTGTATCTTGAGcggaaccaaaatcaaatcaattgacacccttatataTTCCACAGAGATGCTCCAATGATTACCAATAGCATCACGAGTTTTAAGGAGAGCATGGACCATTTTGTACATGGCTCCAAGAGATATTAAATTGGTCTAGAATTTGGTGCCTTTAAGTATGGTAATTTTGACTTTGACTTGGGCTACCATTATAGAGTTGGGAATTCTGTGAAGAGGAAATGATAACTGTAAGTGtgtattcatccaaaaaaaatttgcaagTGTGTGACATCTTGTTCGATGGGTATTTGGATTATTTTCTTTGAGCATGATTGCTCACATTGGATTACGACTGTCCAATGTGGCATAAACAAAACAGATACTAGTTTCCCAAAATCAGAAGCTGCATATAACTGACAGTGTATATTATCTACAGTAACATATAACCCAtgaagaaaaatcttaaattctAGTCGAATTGTTAAAATATTGGATTTCCATAGGCTAGCCGCTAGCCCATTGTTTTAACTTAATTTAACAATCTTAGTGGGAAGGGTTATAATGTATGCAGTCTTACCCTCGTTTTTTTTTGCGGAGAAACAGTTTCCAGACACAAACCAGTGACCACAAGTCTTGATATGATTACTAAAATAGGCGTGACACTTGAAGTATCcacaagctctctctctctctctctctctctctctctctctctctctctctccatagtAGTTTggaaatttattaaataaaaagagCACAGATAACATCCTAAATGGAGGGTCTCGGCATGATTCTGAAAAATCCCCACATAAGGAATGAAACCAAAACAACCCAACATCGCTAGTACACTGAACATTAAGTACACAAATAAATACAAGTAGGAGAAAgaacgaaaaaagaaaaatacatatATCTCGGCAGAAATATCGCGAAATATGCAACTGAAATTGAGCCCGGATCCTCTTCAGCCGGCTGTATACTTCAATCCCATCTTACAAGATCCATGGGGTGTGGGATCTTGTTCACTCCACAATTGACATATGTTCATATTCCTCTCCCATGCCTTTTGCTCTTCTTTGACTTTTGCTTTGGCTTGAATCTTTTCATTCTTGATGTTAACTTAAAGCAACCAATGATCCTCCAAAACATGGTTTGTCCAATCAACACCCCAATTATCACCCCGGAACAATACCCTGCAATCACAAATCTCCAATCAAGTAAACTTGTTGAATCTATCGAAGCTGGAGGTAGTGCTCTTTCTGTTATTCCACATCTTTTAGGTAGTGGAAATCCACATAATCCCTCATTCCCTTCATATGAAGCAACTGAGAATGTTCCAAATTGGTTGTCTTGTGGTATCATTCCTGTGAAATGGTTTGGTGATAGATTCAAAACTGCAAGGAATGTGAGGCTTCCCAATCGTTGGGGGATTTCCCttgataaaatatttttggaaagatcCAAGGACTCAAGCATGGTCAGCTGAGCAAGTGAAGATGGAATTTGCCCTGTGAGGTCATTTGCAGAAAAATTGAGCCCCATGAGTGCTCTAAGTTCCCCAATTGCAACTGAAATATTTCCTCGAAACTTGTTGTAAGAAAGATTTATGGTGGTGAATGTTTCTATGACCTTCTCCATCTCCAAACTTATTCCTTTGCTTACAATCTTGAGCTTAACTTCATAGATAAGATCTGCAAGAGAACTTGAATTTTGCCAACTTATATAATGGGCAAGTTGAGGTTTATCTGTAACCAACATTGATTTCCATTGACAAATATATTCCAGTGGCAATTTTCCTGTGAAACTGTTGAGAGAGATGTCAAAAACATGTAGCATTGGGAAGGGAGAATGAGAATCAGCAACAACCTTTGGTTTTTGTGTAATGGGACCATAGAATTTGTTAGATTGCAACACCAAAACACGCAACTGGGGTAGGCTTTCCAACCAGAAGGGGAAGGTGCCACTCAACTGGTTATTTCCAACATCTAACACCTCCATATTCTTGCAATTTTCCAATGATCTTGGTAATTTCCCCTGTAGTTGATTCCCATTGACTTTGAATATCTGTAGTTTGCATCGTTTGGTGTAAGCTTCAGGAATGGGTCCATTCAAGTTGTTCTGCTCAAGATTTAGGACACTTAGATTACCAATCAAGTGACCAAAACACTTGGAAATCATACCACTCAATTTGTTATAGGTCAAGTCAAGAACCTTAAGATTAGTTCCACTACAGGTGGAGTTAGGAATTTGTCCAACCAGTGTAGTGTTGTGGAAGAAACCATCGAGTATGTCATTGAATTGATTATGTGACAAATCTATATAAATCAATGATGGGAGAGACAATAGAGATAATAAATCTGGAATTCTCCCAGAGAAAAGGTTGCTTTCTATTAAAAGTATTTCGAGATTTGGAAGAGTGAAGCCTATGTCTCGTGGAAGGCTCCCATTTAGTTGGTTatgtccaaaagaaaaatattctagAGATGAGAGATTATATAGTGTGATTGGGAACATACCAGATAGCTTGTTTTCGTGGAAAGAAATAACCTCAAGTGAGGAGAGCTTATATAGCGAGACAGGGACCATACCAGATAGGTTGTTTCGATGAAGTGCAAGATAGTATAAGTTTGTTAGCTGACCAAGGTATTCTGGAATGTTCCCTTGCAGTTGGTTTTGTTCAAGAGAAAGACTTCAAGATATGAGAGATTATATAGTGAGACAAGGATCATACCAGATAGGTTGTTCCTATCAAATGCAAGATAGTGTAAGTTTGTTAGCTGACCAAGGGATTCAGGAATGCTCCCTTGCAGTTGGTTTTGTCCAACAGAAATAACTTCAAGAGATGAGAGGTTATATAGTGAGACAAGGACCAAACCGGATAGGTTGTTTCCATCAAGTGTAAGATAATATAAGTTTGTTAGTTGACCAAGGGATTTGGGAATGCTCCCCTGCAGTCTATTTCCATCCAAAGAGATAACTCGGATGGAGGAAATGTTCCCAAATAAATTTGGTATTTCTCCTGTTAAGCCATTATCAAGAATAGAACTTACCTCCAACTTTGACAAAGACGTAATTACTTCAACTGGAATCTTCCCGACAAGATTGTTATAGGAGAACCAGATTTTTCTTAGACGAGTGCAATTGGCCAAGCTAGTAGGAAGCTTTCCTTCAAGAGTGTTGTTATAAAAACTAATGAATTGTAGTCGAATAAGCTTACCAATTTCTTGGGGGATTTTGCCATGGAAACTATTGTTACTGATGTAGAGGTAATGAAGAAAAGTGAGATTGCCTATGAAAGGAGATATGATTCCTCGCAACTCCTTCCCATCTAAGTCCAAGTTGACAACCCGTCGTCAATGACGATGGCCAGATGTGATCCCTACCCAGTTGCAGAAATGGATGGAATCGTTCCAAGAAATTAGTGTTCATACGGATCATAAATTTGTTGCTTAAACTCCAGCAAAGAAAGTCGATCTGTCTCGTTCCCTACGATCCTTCTACCGGTGACTGATTGTAGCCACAATGAGCTCCCAAAAAGGAGAATGAGAGTTAGAAGCTGAAGCGCCATCATAATCAAATTTTggtattcaaataaaaaaaacatgcaATTTTGAGTTGCGAGGGAactagaaatgaagaagaagaaactaaaCCCATcataatgtttttatttttttttatattacttACCTTGACTTATAACTCACCCTGTTGGTTAGAGCTTATTAGggctgtttgattttgttttcagaaacagtttttttctgtttttctgtactcagaaatagaaaaacaccctaatttaaatttttttttttttttttttcacttcacttgtttttggaaacagaaatagaaatttatgcctatttctgtgtctggaaataggaatggagaaacaaattagacttgtttttctgtttattgAAACAATTGGGAGAGAAAAAATGTTACAAAACCGATGCTTTATTCGGCTACCCAACCAATTGAAACTTCTCGTTCAAAATTTTGGCTCTTCCCTGTTACCTAGAAGTAGTTGCTCTCAACACAAATCAGACATGGCATCTGAGAAACAACCAATTAGTGCGTAGAAGCTCAATGAAGAGCCATCGGCATTGGAGGATGTTGTACGGTGGAGGAGGTGGCACTGGTTTTAGCGGAAACGGACGATCCTTCACTTCCAGTGATGACGTTCAAAGCTTGGTTTCCGGGTGTTACTTCCTATGTTATGATTATGATCCTTTGCCGGCATCAACAGATCGGCTGTAGCCCCTGATTCATCTCGCATATGGTTtaatctaaaaagaaaaaaaccctttaAACTCGCAGAAATCAGTGGCGGTGTTAGGTGTTTTCAGTCACTGGTTTTGGCCATTGATAGTAGCCATATGATTGGAAAAATCTATTCGTCCTTCGCTGGTATTCAGACACATTAGTAGAAGCTTTACTGACCACTGCCAAGGGTGGCTCTGGTCTTTCAGATTGATGCGCTTTCATAGGTTTCGGCCGTATGTTTTGGGGTTGGAATTTTGACCTTCTGATCTGTTAAAGGgggtgttggtgtacgatgccttgtattccgtcacagcttaatccaaggagtactggtgcagcgcctcgacaggcaggacgacagattagggtttttcgctatatatttgtagtgagggtttctttctctgtaatgcacgcaatattgagaggtgtgagggacgagcgttgtaaccctattctccattgatagtgaagtaggatctcatctcgccggggacgtaggcaatcttgccgaacctcataaatctgtgtgcattgcttgttcttgtttttacattatcttctgcattgttttagggttacgtttctacaaaGGGGCTAGTAAAATCCTAGCATAGCAGACCCAATAGAGAATTTCAGGTTTTAGGGAGAAGCTTCAGCTTGAATCCAGGACCCTCCACTATGAAGGAGCATGTGATCGTTACTATTTTTGCTAACTGTGTGGTGGATTATGGAGGTGGAGATGCCCACTCTATCGGTGCCATTACGGTTATGAAGGCTTACTACAAACAAAGCTTGAGTTTCATTCATCTCTTCTCCTTGTAttggtttggactttggattgAAGGGTTGGACCGTTGGATAATGAGATTTGAAATTGTACAGGTAAATTGTATTTTTAACTGTCTTTTCTTAATCAATCTTTGCGGAAATCGTTTACGgaaacagatttatcaaacactttttcaACTCCAAAAACTGATTCTTAGAACAGAAACGAAAAAATTTGTCTTtgctatttctagacatagaaacagcagaaacaaaatcaaatggacccttagggcccgtttgataacttttcaagaaacgcgtttctgccgtttctgtttctagaaacaacagaaacggagtaaaaagcgtttgataaaactgtttcgtttcacttattttcagaaatagaaatagaaatttttacttatttatggttcaagaaatgacccaggaacttgtttcgccgtttttggaaacgacttgtggccattccaGCTCATTCCAATTCATAATTTTGCAGTGTATCTTTGGCCTTCCAGCTCTAATTCCCTAATGGAGAGATGGATTCGCAATTTTATCTAGAGTGGCGAGGCTGACTCATCAAAAGCTATCTCAGTGAGCTGGGGAAAGGTGTGTCAACCTAAGGCGGAGGGTGGTCTAGGCATCAGGAGGCTTAGAGATATTAATTTGGCTATGTTGGCTAAGCTCACATGGCAAATCAAGAATGAGAGGTCTAAATCTGCTGCTTTTCTAAGAGGGCAATTTCTTTCAGCTGTAGGTACTCCCAAAAAGAACTATGTATGCTCATCTATTTGGCAAGGGATTAAGAAGGTTTGGGACTTTATGGAGTCAAAAGAACGATGGATTGTAGGAAAGGGGGAGGACATATCTTTCTGGTATGATCGGTGGCTGTCCGAAAAAACGATTTTGGAAGAGATAAATATTGTTCCTGAGGTTTGCTTGGAAGCGAGGGTCGCTGATTTTATTGTTGATGGGTGGTGGCAGCTTCCTCCTGTGAATCATCCAAGACTTCAGAATATATGTTCTGAAATTCGAAAAATCCCAATTGCCTCAGTCGATCAGGATGAGATAAGGGTTTGGTCAGCTACGT
It encodes the following:
- the LOC122086834 gene encoding receptor-like protein 34; this translates as MISKCFGHLIGNLSVLNLEQNNLNGPIPEAYTKRCKLQIFKVNGNQLQGKLPRSLENCKNMEVLDVGNNQLSGTFPFWLESLPQLRVLVLQSNKFYGPITQKPKVVADSHSPFPMLHVFDISLNSFTGKLPLEYICQWKSMLVTDKPQLAHYISWQNSSSLADLIYEVKLKIVSKGISLEMEKVIETFTTINLSYNKFRGNISVAIGELRALMGLNFSANDLTGQIPSSLAQLTMLESLDLSKNILSREIPQRLGSLTFLAVLNLSPNHFTGMIPQDNQFGTFSVASYEGNEGLCGFPLPKRCGITERALPPASIDSTSLLDWRFVIAGYCSGVIIGVLIGQTMFWRIIGCFKLTSRMKRFKPKQKSKKSKRHGRGI